The sequence below is a genomic window from Planctomycetota bacterium.
CGGAAGATGAAGCAACTCGGAATAAAGTAGGCGGCAAGCAGGTAGACATCCGGCATTATGGGTTTTCTGTTACCCGCTCTCAAGAGGGGACTTCCGAAATTGCTCCCCTCTAATAAGAGGGGCGGGGGTGTGTAATCCCTACGGGATACACTTTAACGGAATACCGCAAGGTATGAAAATTCATTATAATAATAAATTGAAATTACTTGCCCGACAACTTCGCAGACAGAGCACCGTGTCCGAGATATTATTATGGCGGCATCTCAAAAACAAACAGATGAAGGGATATGATTTCCACCGGCAGAAACCGATTGATGAGTATATTGTAGATTTCTTTTGTCCCAAATTAAATCTTATTATTGAGATTGACGGGGAGACGCACTCTGAGAAAGCAGAGCAGGATAGATTAAGAGAGCAGAAATTAATGTCATCCGGTTTTTATATTGTTAGATTTCTGGATAAGGATGTAAAGCAAAATATAGAAGGAGTTTTACATCTGATAGAAGAAT
It includes:
- a CDS encoding endonuclease domain-containing protein; translation: MKIHYNNKLKLLARQLRRQSTVSEILLWRHLKNKQMKGYDFHRQKPIDEYIVDFFCPKLNLIIEIDGETHSEKAEQDRLREQKLMSSGFYIVRFLDKDVKQNIEGVLHLIEEWIEDYKKGKEMPGVKRIWEDETHP